In Serratia marcescens subsp. marcescens ATCC 13880, a single genomic region encodes these proteins:
- the eno gene encoding phosphopyruvate hydratase: MSKIVKVIGREIIDSRGNPTVEAEVHLEGGFVGLAAAPSGASTGSREALELRDGDKSRFLGKGVLKAVAAVNGPIAQAVLGKDAKDQANIDKIMIELDGTENKSNFGANAILAVSLAAAKAAAASKGMPLYEHIAELNGTPGKFSMPLPMMNIINGGEHADNNVDIQEFMIQPVGAKTLKEAVRIGSEVFHHLAKVLKAKGMNTAVGDEGGYAPNLGSNAEALAVIAEAVKAAGYELGKDVTLAMDCAASEFYKDGKYVLAGEGNKAFTSEEFTHFLEELTKQYPIVSIEDGLDESDWAGFAYQTKVLGDKIQLVGDDLFVTNTKILKEGIEKGIANSILIKFNQIGSLTETLAAIKMAKDAGYTAVISHRSGETEDATIADLAVGTAAGQIKTGSMSRSDRVAKYNQLIRIEEALGDRAPFNGLKEVKGQ, encoded by the coding sequence ATGTCCAAAATCGTTAAAGTCATCGGTCGTGAAATCATCGACTCCCGCGGTAACCCGACTGTTGAAGCCGAAGTTCATCTGGAAGGCGGTTTCGTAGGCCTGGCTGCTGCGCCGTCAGGTGCTTCTACCGGTTCCCGCGAAGCGCTGGAACTGCGTGACGGTGACAAGTCTCGTTTCCTGGGTAAAGGCGTACTGAAAGCCGTTGCCGCAGTAAACGGTCCGATTGCTCAGGCAGTACTGGGTAAAGATGCCAAAGACCAGGCGAACATCGACAAGATCATGATCGAGCTGGACGGCACCGAGAACAAATCCAACTTCGGCGCCAACGCCATTCTGGCGGTTTCCCTGGCAGCAGCGAAAGCAGCCGCAGCCTCTAAAGGCATGCCGCTGTACGAGCACATCGCTGAACTGAACGGCACCCCAGGCAAATTCTCCATGCCACTGCCGATGATGAACATCATCAACGGCGGCGAGCACGCTGACAACAACGTCGACATTCAGGAATTCATGATTCAGCCGGTTGGCGCGAAAACCCTGAAAGAAGCGGTGCGCATCGGTTCCGAAGTGTTCCACCACCTGGCGAAAGTTCTGAAAGCCAAAGGCATGAACACCGCCGTGGGCGACGAAGGCGGCTACGCGCCAAACCTGGGTTCCAACGCCGAAGCGCTGGCGGTTATCGCTGAAGCGGTAAAAGCGGCGGGCTACGAGCTGGGCAAAGACGTCACTCTGGCGATGGACTGCGCGGCTTCCGAGTTCTACAAAGACGGTAAATACGTGCTGGCCGGCGAAGGCAACAAGGCCTTCACTTCCGAAGAGTTCACTCACTTCCTGGAAGAGCTGACCAAACAGTACCCAATCGTGTCTATCGAAGATGGCCTGGATGAATCCGACTGGGCAGGCTTCGCTTACCAGACCAAAGTTCTGGGCGACAAAATCCAGCTGGTGGGCGACGATCTGTTCGTAACCAACACCAAGATCCTGAAAGAAGGCATCGAGAAAGGCATCGCTAACTCCATCCTGATCAAGTTCAACCAGATCGGTTCTCTGACCGAAACCCTGGCAGCTATCAAGATGGCGAAAGACGCCGGCTACACCGCGGTGATCTCTCACCGTTCCGGTGAAACCGAAGACGCGACCATCGCCGACCTGGCGGTAGGGACTGCGGCTGGCCAGATCAAAACCGGTTCCATGAGCCGTTCTGACCGCGTTGCCAAGTACAACCAACTGATCCGTATCGAAGAAGCGCTGGGTGACCGTGCGCCGTTCAACGGCCTGAAAGAAGTTAAAGGCCAATAA
- a CDS encoding NAD(P)/FAD-dependent oxidoreductase has product MRQRIIIVGGGTGGTILANLLAAKLHREIINNKVELLMISDSPLHYYKPAFMYVAFNTFFKQELTRSQRSLLRPEIQFIIDKAESFDLKQRSIATQSGKFYSYDFLVFATGCVPWPERIEGLAQAGDHFYQYQAARRLAHKLATIEKGRIFITVSFPETPNVPHQCGIAPIETTLMLDDYLRRRGVRKAVEIVYTYPTISQLLRNCLFLQHPTGEALPAIFAARDIRHQRGFTLSRVDAQRNVAYSAEGEEQPFDILMATPPIRAVEAVRNTGLSESQNGEGWLPTDHQTLQVYGQQGVYVIGDTVDLPVSKAGGSCHNQAPVIADNIVAEMRLGHTVSHYDGKVQAVAQMGLNAGMPLVYDYRHDVLPTPATKVGGMLRNGFNRGLYWATVRGLI; this is encoded by the coding sequence ATGCGACAGCGAATCATCATTGTCGGCGGCGGAACCGGCGGCACCATCCTGGCCAATTTATTGGCCGCAAAATTGCACCGGGAAATTATTAATAATAAAGTCGAGTTATTAATGATATCGGATTCACCGCTGCATTATTACAAGCCGGCGTTTATGTATGTGGCGTTCAATACTTTTTTCAAGCAAGAGCTCACGCGCTCACAGCGGAGTTTATTGCGGCCAGAAATACAGTTTATTATTGATAAGGCGGAATCTTTCGATTTAAAACAGCGAAGCATAGCTACGCAAAGCGGTAAATTTTATTCCTATGATTTTCTGGTTTTCGCCACCGGCTGCGTACCTTGGCCAGAGCGCATCGAAGGACTGGCGCAGGCGGGCGATCATTTTTACCAGTATCAGGCCGCCAGGCGGTTAGCGCATAAATTGGCGACGATCGAGAAAGGCCGCATTTTCATCACCGTGTCCTTCCCTGAAACCCCCAACGTGCCCCATCAGTGCGGCATCGCACCGATCGAAACCACCCTGATGCTGGATGACTACCTGCGGCGGCGCGGCGTGCGCAAGGCGGTGGAGATTGTGTACACCTATCCGACCATTTCTCAACTCTTGCGTAACTGCCTGTTTTTACAGCACCCGACCGGCGAAGCGCTGCCCGCCATTTTTGCCGCGCGCGACATTCGCCACCAGCGAGGGTTTACCCTCAGCCGGGTAGACGCCCAGCGTAACGTCGCCTATTCCGCTGAGGGGGAAGAGCAGCCGTTCGACATTCTGATGGCGACGCCGCCGATTCGCGCAGTCGAGGCGGTGCGCAATACCGGATTGAGCGAGAGTCAAAACGGTGAAGGCTGGCTGCCGACCGATCATCAAACGCTGCAGGTCTACGGCCAGCAGGGCGTGTATGTCATAGGCGATACCGTGGATTTGCCGGTCAGCAAGGCCGGCGGCTCTTGCCATAATCAGGCGCCGGTCATTGCCGACAACATCGTGGCGGAAATGCGGTTGGGCCACACAGTGAGCCATTATGACGGCAAGGTGCAGGCGGTCGCGCAAATGGGGCTGAATGCCGGCATGCCGCTGGTGTACGACTATCGTCACGACGTGCTGCCGACGCCCGCCACCAAGGTGGGCGGCATGCTGCGCAATGGGTTTAACCGCGGCCTTTACTGGGCCACGGTAAGGGGGCTGATATGA
- a CDS encoding methionine gamma-lyase, which yields MSATAVGHDFATRAIHYGYDPQRYQGALSPPVFMSSTFAFPTAEYGGACFAGTEPGYFYSRIANPTLNLLEQRIANLEEGEAAVAFASGMGAITACCWTLLRPGDELIVDETVYGCTFSYFHHGLARFGVKITHVDLTRPERLASAMGPHTRLVYCETPANPNMRLIDIAAVAEIAHRHQALLLVDNTYCTPYLQRPLALGADIVVHSATKYLGGHGDLLAGIAVTRQALAEAIRLEGLKDMNGAVLSAQDAALVLRGMKTLPLRMDRHCDNAQRLAEILTEHPAIERVYYPGLANFPQHALARRQMVRPGGMLAFELRGGMRAGIRFLNALQLILRAVSLGDCESLAQHPASMTHSAYTPEERKRHHISEGLVRLSAGLEAFDDLQADILQALAQAQ from the coding sequence ATGTCCGCTACAGCAGTTGGCCACGACTTTGCCACCCGGGCTATTCATTACGGCTACGATCCTCAGCGGTATCAGGGTGCACTGTCTCCACCGGTGTTTATGAGCTCTACGTTTGCTTTTCCCACGGCGGAATACGGCGGCGCCTGCTTTGCCGGCACCGAGCCGGGGTACTTTTATTCGCGCATCGCCAACCCGACGTTAAACCTGCTCGAGCAACGCATCGCCAACCTGGAGGAGGGGGAGGCGGCGGTGGCGTTCGCTTCCGGCATGGGGGCGATCACCGCGTGTTGTTGGACGCTGCTCAGACCGGGTGATGAGCTGATTGTCGATGAAACCGTCTATGGTTGCACCTTCAGCTACTTTCATCATGGTCTGGCGCGCTTTGGCGTTAAGATAACCCACGTTGACCTGACCCGGCCGGAGCGGCTGGCGTCGGCCATGGGGCCGCATACCCGGCTGGTGTATTGCGAAACGCCGGCCAATCCCAACATGCGCTTGATCGATATCGCCGCCGTGGCGGAGATCGCCCATCGGCATCAGGCGCTGCTGCTGGTGGACAACACCTACTGTACGCCCTATCTGCAGCGGCCTCTGGCGTTAGGCGCCGATATCGTGGTGCACTCGGCGACCAAGTACCTCGGCGGGCACGGCGATCTCCTGGCCGGGATAGCGGTGACGCGTCAGGCGTTGGCCGAGGCGATCCGTCTGGAGGGGCTAAAGGACATGAACGGGGCGGTACTGTCGGCGCAGGATGCCGCGCTGGTGCTGCGCGGGATGAAAACCTTGCCGCTGCGCATGGATCGTCATTGCGATAACGCGCAGCGCCTGGCGGAGATACTAACGGAGCATCCGGCGATCGAGCGGGTGTATTACCCCGGCCTGGCGAACTTCCCGCAGCATGCGTTGGCACGGCGGCAAATGGTGCGCCCCGGCGGCATGCTGGCGTTTGAACTGCGGGGCGGAATGCGTGCGGGCATTCGCTTCCTCAATGCGCTGCAGCTCATCTTGCGCGCGGTCAGCCTGGGCGATTGCGAAAGCCTGGCGCAACACCCGGCCAGCATGACGCACTCGGCCTACACGCCGGAAGAGCGGAAACGGCACCACATCAGCGAGGGGCTGGTGCGGCTGTCCGCCGGGCTGGAGGCGTTTGACGATCTGCAGGCGGATATCCTGCAGGCGCTGGCGCAGGCGCAATAA
- a CDS encoding amino acid permease — MRNETTQLRRGLNARHIRFMALGSAIGTGLFYGSAGAIQLAGPAVLLAYLVGGAAVFMVMRALGEMAVHQPVSGSFGHYASHYLGPLAGFLTGWTYTFEMVIVALADVTAFGIYMGLWFPDVAQWVWVLSIILFIGALNLCSVKVFGELEFWLSLVKVAAIVAMIVGGAAVMLFGFGQAQHATGISNLWQHGGFMPNGIGGVVASLAVVMFAFGGIEIIGITASEAKDPAKVLPKAINAVPVRILLFYVLTLMVLMAIYPWNSIGQNGSPFVEIFSNLGISSAANVLNVVVITAAISAINSDIFGAGRMMYGMAQDGQAPRSFTKLTASGVPWMTVLVMSIALLLAVVLNYLIPEKVFMIIASIATFATVWVWLMILLSQIVMRRTLSPEETRQLSFPVPWWPVAPALATAFMAFVIGLLGYFEESRIALYVGLVWIAFLTAAYWLWVRKKGGGSPVTTATQQM, encoded by the coding sequence ATGCGTAACGAAACGACACAACTCAGACGCGGACTAAACGCGCGGCATATCCGTTTCATGGCTCTCGGCTCGGCGATCGGCACCGGCCTGTTCTACGGCTCCGCCGGCGCCATCCAACTGGCCGGCCCGGCGGTGCTGCTGGCCTACCTGGTGGGCGGCGCGGCGGTATTCATGGTGATGCGCGCGCTGGGTGAAATGGCGGTGCACCAGCCGGTTTCCGGCTCGTTCGGCCACTACGCCAGCCACTATCTCGGCCCGCTGGCCGGATTCCTTACCGGCTGGACCTACACCTTTGAAATGGTGATCGTCGCCCTGGCGGACGTCACTGCCTTCGGCATCTATATGGGGCTGTGGTTCCCGGACGTCGCCCAGTGGGTCTGGGTGCTCAGCATCATCCTGTTTATCGGCGCGCTCAACCTGTGCAGCGTCAAGGTTTTCGGCGAGCTGGAGTTCTGGCTGTCGCTGGTCAAGGTCGCCGCCATCGTAGCGATGATCGTCGGCGGTGCGGCGGTGATGCTGTTCGGTTTCGGGCAAGCCCAGCACGCCACCGGCATCAGCAACCTGTGGCAGCACGGCGGCTTTATGCCTAACGGCATTGGCGGCGTGGTCGCGTCATTAGCGGTAGTGATGTTCGCCTTCGGCGGCATCGAGATCATCGGCATCACCGCCAGCGAGGCGAAAGACCCCGCCAAAGTGCTGCCGAAGGCGATCAACGCCGTACCGGTGCGCATCTTGCTGTTTTACGTGCTGACGTTGATGGTGCTGATGGCGATCTATCCGTGGAACAGCATCGGCCAGAACGGCAGCCCGTTCGTTGAGATCTTCAGCAACCTCGGCATCAGCTCCGCCGCCAACGTGCTGAACGTGGTGGTGATCACCGCGGCCATTTCGGCCATCAACAGCGACATCTTCGGCGCCGGCCGCATGATGTACGGCATGGCGCAGGACGGCCAGGCGCCGCGCAGCTTCACCAAGCTGACCGCCAGCGGCGTGCCGTGGATGACGGTGCTGGTCATGTCAATCGCCCTGCTGCTGGCGGTGGTGCTCAACTACCTGATCCCGGAGAAGGTCTTCATGATCATCGCCTCGATCGCCACCTTCGCCACCGTCTGGGTGTGGCTGATGATCCTGCTGTCGCAGATCGTCATGCGCCGCACGCTGTCGCCGGAAGAAACGCGTCAGTTGAGCTTCCCGGTGCCGTGGTGGCCGGTGGCGCCGGCATTGGCGACCGCCTTTATGGCGTTCGTCATCGGCCTGCTCGGCTACTTCGAAGAGAGCCGCATCGCGCTGTACGTCGGGCTGGTGTGGATCGCGTTCCTCACCGCGGCTTACTGGCTGTGGGTGCGCAAAAAAGGCGGCGGTTCGCCGGTGACCACAGCGACGCAACAGATGTAA
- the hutH gene encoding histidine ammonia-lyase, producing the protein MKALTIRPGKLTLAQLRDVYQHPVTLTLDDNAYAPIQQSVACVERIVEENRTTYGINTGFGLLASTRIARDDLENLQRSIVLSHAAGVGEPTDDNLVRLIMVLKINSLSRGFSGIRLEVIQALIALVNAEVYPHIPLKGSVGASGDLAPLAHMSLVLLGEGQARHQGQWLPATEALAKAGLKPLTLAAKEGLALLNGTQVSAAFALRGLFDAEDLFAAATVAGSLTVEAALGSRSPFDARIHEVRGQRGQIDAALAYRHLLGARSEVSDSHRNCEKVQDPYSLRCQPQVMGACLTQIRQAAEVLEIEANAVSDNPLVFAEQGDVLSGGNFHAEPVAMAADNLALAFAEIGSLSERRISLMMDKHMSQLPPFLVENGGVNSGFMIAQVTAAALASENKALAHPSSVDSIPTSANQEDHVSMAPAAGRRLWSMADNVRGILAVEWLAACQGLDFRNGLKTSEGLEQARRLLREHVSFYDKDRFFAPDIEAASQLLAAGHLTSLLPAALLPSQA; encoded by the coding sequence ATGAAAGCGCTGACTATTCGCCCGGGCAAACTGACGCTGGCCCAGCTACGCGACGTGTATCAACACCCGGTGACGCTGACGCTGGACGACAACGCCTATGCCCCAATCCAGCAAAGCGTGGCCTGCGTCGAACGCATCGTTGAAGAAAACCGCACCACATACGGCATCAACACCGGGTTTGGCCTGCTGGCTTCGACGCGCATCGCCCGCGACGATCTGGAAAATCTGCAGCGCTCGATCGTGCTGTCACACGCCGCCGGCGTGGGCGAGCCGACCGACGACAATCTGGTGCGCCTGATCATGGTGCTGAAGATCAACAGCCTGTCGCGCGGCTTCTCCGGCATTCGCCTGGAAGTTATCCAGGCGCTGATCGCGCTGGTCAACGCCGAAGTCTATCCGCATATCCCGCTGAAAGGCTCAGTCGGCGCCTCTGGCGACCTGGCGCCGCTGGCGCACATGAGTCTGGTGCTGCTGGGCGAAGGCCAGGCGCGCCATCAGGGCCAATGGCTGCCGGCGACCGAAGCGCTGGCCAAAGCCGGCCTGAAACCGCTGACGCTGGCGGCGAAAGAGGGCCTGGCATTGCTGAACGGCACCCAAGTCTCCGCCGCCTTCGCGCTGCGCGGCCTGTTCGACGCGGAAGACCTGTTCGCCGCCGCGACCGTGGCGGGCAGCCTGACGGTGGAAGCGGCGCTGGGCTCCCGCAGCCCGTTCGATGCGCGTATCCACGAGGTGCGCGGCCAGCGCGGCCAGATCGACGCCGCCCTCGCCTACCGCCACCTGCTCGGCGCGCGCAGCGAAGTCTCCGACTCGCACCGCAACTGTGAAAAAGTGCAGGATCCTTACTCCCTGCGCTGCCAGCCGCAGGTAATGGGTGCCTGCCTGACGCAGATCCGTCAGGCCGCCGAGGTGCTGGAGATCGAAGCCAACGCCGTCTCCGATAACCCGCTGGTGTTCGCCGAGCAGGGTGACGTGCTGTCCGGCGGCAACTTCCACGCCGAACCGGTGGCGATGGCCGCCGATAACCTGGCGCTGGCATTCGCCGAAATCGGTTCGCTGTCCGAGCGCCGCATCTCGCTGATGATGGACAAACACATGTCGCAGCTGCCACCGTTCCTGGTGGAGAACGGCGGCGTGAACTCCGGCTTCATGATCGCTCAGGTCACCGCCGCGGCGCTGGCCAGCGAAAACAAAGCGCTGGCGCATCCATCGAGCGTCGACAGCATTCCGACCTCCGCCAACCAGGAGGACCACGTTTCCATGGCGCCGGCCGCCGGCCGCCGTCTGTGGAGCATGGCGGACAACGTGCGCGGCATTCTGGCGGTCGAGTGGCTGGCCGCCTGCCAGGGCCTGGATTTCCGCAACGGCCTGAAGACCTCGGAAGGTCTGGAGCAGGCGCGCCGTCTGCTGCGCGAGCATGTCAGTTTCTACGACAAGGATCGTTTCTTCGCCCCCGACATTGAAGCCGCCAGCCAGCTATTGGCGGCCGGTCACCTGACATCGCTGCTGCCTGCGGCGCTGCTGCCTAGCCAGGCATAA
- the hutU gene encoding urocanate hydratase, with translation MTTNNKVRNVDVRAPRGTQLNAKSWLTEAPLRMLMNNLDPEVAENPHELVVYGGIGRAARDWDCYDKIVETLKTLEEDETLLVQSGKPVGVFKTHSNAPRVLIANSNLVPHWATWEHFNELDAKGLAMYGQMTAGSWIYIGSQGIVQGTYETFVEAGRQHYDGSLQGRWVLTAGLGGMGGAQPLAATLAGACSLNIECQQSRIDFRLKTRYVDEQAKDLDDALARIKKYTSEGKAISIALCGNAAEILPELVRRGVRPDMVTDQTSAHDPLNGYLPKGWSWEEYRQRAQTEPAKVVAAAKQSMADHVKAMLAFQQMGVPTFDYGNNIRQMAKETGVDNAFDFPGFVPAYIRPLFCRGIGPFRWAALSGDPQDIYKTDAMVKELIPDDEHLHRWLDMARERISFQGLPARICWVGLGQRAKLGLAFNEMVRRGELSAPIVIGRDHLDSGSVSSPNRETEAMKDGSDAVSDWPLLNALLNTASGATWVSLHHGGGVGMGFSQHSGMVIVCDGTDEAAERIARVLHNDPATGVMRHADAGYDIAIDCAREQGLNLPMVAATQGEKA, from the coding sequence GTGACTACAAATAACAAAGTTCGCAATGTCGATGTACGCGCGCCACGCGGCACACAATTAAACGCAAAAAGCTGGCTGACCGAAGCGCCGTTACGCATGCTGATGAACAACCTCGATCCTGAAGTTGCGGAGAACCCACATGAGCTGGTGGTGTACGGCGGCATCGGCCGCGCCGCGCGCGACTGGGATTGCTACGACAAGATCGTCGAAACCCTGAAAACGCTGGAAGAGGACGAAACCCTGCTGGTGCAGTCCGGCAAGCCGGTCGGCGTATTCAAAACCCACAGCAACGCGCCGCGCGTGCTGATCGCCAACTCCAACCTGGTGCCGCACTGGGCGACCTGGGAACACTTCAACGAACTGGACGCCAAAGGCCTGGCCATGTACGGCCAGATGACCGCCGGCAGCTGGATCTACATCGGCAGCCAGGGCATCGTTCAGGGCACCTATGAGACCTTCGTCGAAGCGGGCCGCCAGCATTACGACGGCAGCCTGCAGGGGCGCTGGGTGCTGACCGCCGGTCTGGGCGGCATGGGCGGCGCGCAGCCGCTGGCCGCGACGCTGGCGGGCGCCTGCTCGCTGAACATCGAATGTCAGCAGAGCCGCATCGATTTCCGTCTGAAAACCCGCTACGTCGATGAGCAGGCCAAAGATCTGGACGACGCGCTGGCCCGCATCAAGAAATACACCTCAGAAGGCAAAGCCATCTCCATCGCCCTGTGCGGCAACGCGGCGGAAATCCTGCCTGAGCTGGTGCGCCGCGGCGTGCGCCCGGACATGGTCACCGATCAGACCAGCGCCCACGATCCGCTGAACGGCTACCTGCCGAAGGGCTGGAGCTGGGAAGAGTATCGCCAGCGCGCCCAGACCGAGCCGGCCAAGGTGGTCGCCGCCGCCAAGCAGTCGATGGCCGATCACGTCAAAGCCATGCTGGCGTTCCAGCAGATGGGCGTGCCGACCTTCGACTACGGCAACAACATTCGCCAGATGGCGAAAGAAACCGGCGTCGACAATGCCTTCGACTTCCCGGGCTTCGTGCCGGCCTACATCCGTCCGCTGTTCTGCCGCGGCATCGGGCCGTTCCGCTGGGCGGCGCTGTCCGGCGATCCGCAGGACATCTACAAAACCGACGCCATGGTGAAAGAGCTGATCCCGGATGACGAACACCTGCATCGCTGGCTGGACATGGCGCGCGAGCGCATCAGCTTCCAGGGCCTGCCGGCGCGCATCTGCTGGGTTGGCCTCGGCCAGCGCGCCAAGCTGGGTCTGGCGTTCAACGAGATGGTTCGCCGCGGCGAACTGTCCGCCCCGATCGTCATCGGCCGCGACCACCTGGATTCCGGCTCCGTTTCCAGCCCGAACCGTGAAACCGAAGCGATGAAAGACGGTTCCGATGCGGTTTCCGACTGGCCGCTGCTGAACGCCCTGTTGAACACCGCCAGCGGCGCCACCTGGGTTTCCCTGCACCACGGCGGCGGCGTCGGCATGGGCTTCTCCCAACACTCCGGCATGGTGATCGTCTGCGACGGCACCGACGAAGCCGCCGAGCGCATCGCCCGCGTGCTGCACAATGACCCGGCTACCGGGGTCATGCGTCACGCCGACGCCGGTTACGATATCGCTATCGACTGCGCCCGCGAGCAAGGCCTGAACCTGCCGATGGTTGCCGCGACCCAAGGAGAAAAAGCATGA